The Humidesulfovibrio mexicanus DNA window TCCCCGCTGCTTTTCGCGCCCGGCGCAACCCTCTTCCTGGAGGCCCAGAGCCAGCGCCCCGGCGCGGGCAGGCCCAGGCCCTACGTCATCGCGTCCGCGCGGGAGAACAACGACCGCTTGCTGCTGCGCCTGGTCGGCGTGGACGACAGGAACGCCGCCGAGGCCCTGCGCGGGGCCGTTGTCTACGCTTCCGAGGCCGACCTGCCCCCGCCCGACGAGGGCGAGGAGTACCTGCACCGCCTCATGGGCGCGCAGGTGCGCTTGGAGGACGGCAGCCCTGTGGGCGTGCTGGAGGCCCTGCTCGATACCCCCGGCCAGCTCACTTTCGTCATCCGCGCGCCCAAGCAGGCTGGCGGGGCGGAGATTCTCTTCCCCGCCGTGCCGGAGTTCCTCCTCGGCCTCGACGCGGACGGCGGCGAGATCGTCATCGACCCGCCGCCGGGGCTGCTGGAGCTGTATCGGGACGAGGCCGCAGCCAAGGCCGAGGCGGCGCGCGAAGCCCAGGCCAATGCCGCGCCGGGTTCCGGCGAGGCCCACCCGCGCACGTCGGCCAAGCCCGCAAAGCCCGCCGAGCCGGGCAAACCGGCCAAGCCGGGCAAACCGGCCAAGCCGGGCAAACCGGCCAAGCGTGCGGGGCAGGCCAGGCGGGGACGCTCCGGCCCGCGCGGCAAGGGGGGGCGCTAGACCGTGCGCTTCACCATCCTCACGCTGTTTCCGGAATTCTTCCAAGGCCCGCTGACCTGCGCGCAGATGGCCCGCGCCCGAGAGGCCGGAATCGTGGATTTCGCACTGGTGAACCCGCGCGACTTTTCCACGGGCCGCTATTGCCATGTGGACGACCGGCCCTACGGCGGCGGCCCCGGCATGGTCATGCAGCCGGAGCCGCTGGAGCGCGCCCTGGCCAGCGTGGAGCGGCCCGGCCGCAAGATCGTGCTTGCGCCCTCGGGACGGCAACTTACGCAGAGCCTTGCCCGCGAACTGGCGCGCGAGGAGGCGCTGACCCTGGTGTGCGGCCGCTACGAGGGCATAGACGAGCGGCTCATCGAGGCCGAGGGCCTGGAGGCCATCGGGGTGGGCGAGGCCGTGCTGAATGGCGGCGAGGCGGCCGCCCTGTGCCTTGTGGAGGCCGTGGCGCGGCTGCTGCCCGGCTTCATGGGCAAGGAGGAAAGCGGCGAGGACGAGAGCTTCTCGCACGGACTGCTGGAGCATCCGCACTATACCCGGCCAGAGGAATATCTCGGCCGCGCCGTGCCCGAAGTCCTGCGCGGCGGCTCCCACGCGGCCATCGCCCGCTGGCGGCGCGAGGCCTCCCTGGCGCGCACCCTGGCCCGCAGGCCGGAGATGCTGCGCGAGGCTCCCCTCGACGGCGCGGACATCAATTTTTTGCGCGGACTTGCGCACCCGGCGGCCCTTGGCCGGGGCCTGTTTCTGTGCCTGCTGCACCATCCCGTGCTGGACAAGGCGGGA harbors:
- the rimM gene encoding ribosome maturation factor RimM (Essential for efficient processing of 16S rRNA), giving the protein MNSTAGRGGLVAVARVARAHGIRGELSMDIHADSPLLFAPGATLFLEAQSQRPGAGRPRPYVIASARENNDRLLLRLVGVDDRNAAEALRGAVVYASEADLPPPDEGEEYLHRLMGAQVRLEDGSPVGVLEALLDTPGQLTFVIRAPKQAGGAEILFPAVPEFLLGLDADGGEIVIDPPPGLLELYRDEAAAKAEAAREAQANAAPGSGEAHPRTSAKPAKPAEPGKPAKPGKPAKPGKPAKRAGQARRGRSGPRGKGGR
- the trmD gene encoding tRNA (guanosine(37)-N1)-methyltransferase TrmD encodes the protein MRFTILTLFPEFFQGPLTCAQMARAREAGIVDFALVNPRDFSTGRYCHVDDRPYGGGPGMVMQPEPLERALASVERPGRKIVLAPSGRQLTQSLARELAREEALTLVCGRYEGIDERLIEAEGLEAIGVGEAVLNGGEAAALCLVEAVARLLPGFMGKEESGEDESFSHGLLEHPHYTRPEEYLGRAVPEVLRGGSHAAIARWRREASLARTLARRPEMLREAPLDGADINFLRGLAHPAALGRGLFLCLLHHPVLDKAGKTATVSLTNLDIHDMCRVSRTYELGGAFFVTPLDDQRELGQRLLDHWTEGPGGQANPDRGQALRLGRMAASLDEVLERVAARTGRTPRLVATSARAGYRVRRGRKERMIAFTPPGVVRGWLEREPVVLVLGTGHGLAPEVLERSDAVLTPVRGFSRYNHLPVRAAAAILADRLLGDAG